In the genome of Dermacentor andersoni chromosome 3, qqDerAnde1_hic_scaffold, whole genome shotgun sequence, one region contains:
- the LOC126524048 gene encoding cathepsin D-like yields the protein MIRRLPTLALCAVLLGAASALIRVPLHKMKSIREQYRELGWPLNVSHDWSVNDANGPIPEPLKNYLDVQYYGNITLGSPPQVFAVLFDTGSSNLWVPSSKCPASTAACRVHHKYYSNESSTYVKNGTHFEIEYGSGSVKGELSSDTFSLGKVGVKGQTFAEITDEDSESFVVAKFDGVLGLGYPQAAVLGVQPVFDSMLEQGVVEKPVFAFYLDRNVADPNGGEVVFGGIDEAHYKGDITYLPVTKKGYWQFNMDGVSVSDKATFCEGGCQAVADTGTSMLVAPSDDVKKINELLGAKEASPGQYLVDCESLPSLPKITFHLNKRQFVLSPDDYVLKVTQEGTTFCLSGFIPMDFPPEMGPLWILGDMFIGRYYTIFDRGNDRVGFAEAR from the exons GGTGCCACTGCATAAGATGAAAAGCATCCGGGAGCAGTACCGAGAACTCGGCTGGCCACTCAACGTTAGCCACGATTGGTCCGTCAATGACGCTAATGGACCCATTCCGGAGCCCCTCAAGAACTACCTCGAC GTCCAGTACTACGGCAACATCACACTTGGCAGCCCTCCTCAAGTCTTCGCGGTCCTCTTCGACACAGGCTCGTCAAACCTCTGGGTGCCCTCCAGCAAGTGTCCAGCGAGCACTGCTGCTTGTC GTGTGCACCACAAGTATTACAGCAATGAGTCGAGCACATATGTGAAGAATGGAACCCACTTCGAGATCGAGTACGGGAGTGGTAGCGTGAAGGGCGAATTGAGCTCGGACACCTTCAGCTTGGGCAAAGTTGGCGTCAAGGGCCAGACGTTCGCCGAAATTACAGACGAGGACAGCGAAAGCTTCGTCGTGGCAAAGTTCGACGGCGTCTTGGGCCTGGGCTACCCACAGGCCGCAGTTCTCGGTGTACAGCCCGTATTCGACAGCATGCTGGAGCAAGGCGTGGTCGAGAAGCCCGTGTTTGCCTTCTATCTGGACCGCAACGTCGCAGACCCCAACGGAGGTGAAGTAGTGTTCGGAGGCATCGACGAGGCGCACTACAAGGGAGACATCACCTATCTGCCAGTGACGAAGAAGGGTTACTGGCAGTTCAACATGGACGG AGTGAGTGTGTCTGACAAGGCCACCTTCTGCGAGGGGGGCTGCCAAGCAGTCGCCGACACTGGCACATCAATGCTCGTCGCTCCCTCGGACGACGTCAAGAAGATTAACGAACTCCTAGGGGCTAAGGAAGCCTCACCAGGACAG TATCTCGTGGACTGCGAATCTCTCCCTTCGTTACCCAAGATAACATTTCACCTAAACAAGCGACAGTTTGTGCTCAGCCCGGACGACTATGTTTTAAAG GTGACGCAAGAAGGAACCACCTTTTGCCTGAGCGGCTTCATTCCCATGGACTTTCCACCGGAGATGGGGCCACTGTGGATACTGGGAGACATGTTCATAGGCCGCTACTACACCATCTTCGACAGGGGCAACGACCGAGTTGGCTTCGCCGAGGCCCGCTAG
- the LOC126524159 gene encoding putative nuclease HARBI1: MAAPIVALLESLGQPRQRIFRDAFVELTEEEFRDHFRLSKRTVRWLCEQLEDAIGGLRTGGITTQDRVLCALRFFATGSFQRSIGSEEFVSMGQASVSESIHAVAEAITVVGRQQGWVSFPLTTAGKASAKAAFADRGRIPGVVACVDGTLIAIKQPEGLGPG, translated from the coding sequence ATGGCCGCTCCTATCGTCGCGCTTTTGGAGTCTCTCGGGCAGCCTCGGCAACGCATCTTTCGGGACGCATTTGTCGAGCTTACCGAGGAAGAGTTCCGCGACCACTTCAGGCTCTCGAAGCGCACTGTGCGCTGGCTCTGCGAGCAACTGGAAGACGCCATCGGTGGCCTTCGGACCGGTGGCATCACGACGCAAGACAGGGTGCTTTGTGCTCTCCGTTTCTTCGCGACGGGGAGCTTCCAAAGATCCATCGGCAGCGAAGAATTCGTATCCATGGGGCAAGCTTCCGTGAGCGAAAGCATTCACGCAGTTGCGGAAGCAATAACCGTGGTGGGCCGGCAACAGGGCTGGGTGAGCTTCCCGTTGACAACGGCCGGCAAGGCTAGTGCAAAGGCGGCCTTTGCGGATCGGGGCCGCATTCCCGGTGTAGTGGCCTGTGTCGACGGGACGCTCATAGCGATCAAACAGCCCGAAGGACTCGGCCCGGGCTAG
- the LOC129382972 gene encoding putative nuclease HARBI1, translated as MKIFQLKLLLLNHFPPVCSALQVCDAHMRIVDIDPRFPGSCHDSYVWRHSPLLGRLTRNLRRGEWVLGDSGYPLEPWLLTPVPGHPGIDTPEGRYNQAHASMRNVVERGIGVLKARFRCLQRYRTLLYEPKDAATIVAACAALHNIALKAGEPELQDSDEEADDNQPPLQQGLPVSQGHHTCRQETPRELLMRAKQMRSQVVNLFSAAPNWRTTHLRMLHRRLRQQQQARRAAQP; from the exons ATGAAAATATTCCAGCTCAAATTGCTTCTTCTGAACCATTTTCCGCCCGTTTGTTCTGCCCTCCAGGTGTGTGATGCCCACATGCGCATCGTGGACATCGATCCGCGTTTCCCCGGATCGTGCCACGACTCCTACGTGTGGAGGCACTCGCCACTGTTAGGCCGCCTCACACGTAACCTGCGACGTGGAGAATGGGTGCTTG GAGACTCAGGCTACCCTCTTGAGCCATGGCTGCTGACACCTGTGCCAGGCCATCCAGGCATTGACACTCCGGAGGGGCGCTACAACCAGGCCCATGCCTCCATGAGGAACGTTGTGGAGAGAGGTATTGGCGTCTTGAAGGCAAGGTTCCGGTGCCTTCAACGGTACCGGACACTCCTTTATGAGCCCAAGGATGCAGCCACAATCGTGGCAGCCTGCGCCGCTCTCCACAACATTGCTTTGAAGGCAGGGGAGCCGGAGCTGCAGGACAGTGATGAGGAGGCTGATGACAACCAGCCACCGCTGCAACAGGGCTTGCCTGTGTCTCAAGGGCACCACACCTGCCGGCAAGAAACGCCCAGAgagctgctgatgagggcgaagcagATGAGGAGTCAGGTTGTCAACCTGTTCTCTGCGGCCCCTAACTGGCGTACCACTCACCTGCGTATGCTGCATCGTCGGCTGAGGCAGCAACAGCAGGCTCGTCGCGCGGCTCAACCGTAA